The following are from one region of the Achromobacter xylosoxidans genome:
- a CDS encoding sensor domain-containing diguanylate cyclase, protein MRINLRGLVLALTVCSALAATANALYASYRVQREQLIANTLESNRVYAAKLAESAGTFLESALQQLEYSARHVAWRFDAPEVLNAEVARLREQTDSFNSVAIIRADGVMVAASQAIRSFQGSRVDNAASRMALQTRKPLISKPYVSVAGNLLINVSYPIHSESGVYLGYVSGTIYLRNEGALHNLLGKHPYQDGSYLYVVDHEGRLIYHAESGRVGEDVTGNPVVAAVMRGEDGAQRLINTRGVDMLAGYAHVSRSGWGVIAQRPALATLEPLHDLIWALIRYAAPFALLFLLAIWWCARKISQPLSQLATNVEHHDMAVAMQRVRSVKAWYFEAQRLKRAVIRSYTNLQDKIGQLNQASITDPLTGLRNRRGMRQAVDALQAADTPFAVIALDIDHFKRVNDTYGHTAGDEVIQGMAQLMRDCSRPTDMLCRNGGEEFLILLPAAGPREATGMAERLRKATEMRRLSGAPEITVSAGVAHWPAGGADVEPVFQAADAALYAAKQQGRNRVVTHAG, encoded by the coding sequence ATGCGAATCAACCTACGCGGGCTGGTGCTTGCGCTTACCGTATGCAGCGCCCTCGCCGCCACCGCCAACGCCCTGTACGCCAGTTATCGGGTGCAGCGCGAACAGCTCATCGCCAATACGCTGGAATCCAACCGGGTGTATGCCGCCAAGCTGGCCGAGAGCGCGGGCACTTTCCTGGAATCGGCCCTGCAGCAACTGGAGTACAGCGCCCGCCATGTCGCCTGGCGCTTCGATGCGCCGGAGGTCCTGAACGCGGAAGTCGCGCGCCTGCGGGAGCAGACGGACAGCTTCAACTCGGTCGCCATCATCCGTGCTGACGGCGTCATGGTGGCGGCCAGCCAGGCCATCCGCAGCTTCCAGGGATCGCGGGTCGACAATGCCGCCAGCCGCATGGCGCTGCAAACGCGCAAGCCCCTGATCAGCAAGCCCTATGTGTCGGTCGCCGGCAACCTGTTGATCAACGTCTCGTATCCCATTCATTCGGAGAGCGGCGTCTACCTGGGCTATGTCTCTGGCACGATCTACCTGCGCAACGAAGGCGCCCTGCACAACCTGCTGGGCAAGCATCCGTATCAGGACGGCTCCTATCTGTACGTGGTGGATCACGAGGGGCGGCTGATCTATCACGCCGAGAGCGGGCGCGTTGGCGAGGACGTCACCGGCAATCCCGTGGTGGCCGCGGTGATGCGCGGCGAAGACGGCGCGCAGCGCCTGATCAACACGCGCGGGGTGGACATGCTGGCCGGCTACGCGCATGTTTCGCGCAGCGGCTGGGGCGTGATCGCGCAGCGCCCCGCGCTGGCCACGCTGGAGCCCTTGCACGATCTCATCTGGGCGCTGATCCGCTACGCGGCGCCCTTCGCGCTGCTGTTCCTGCTGGCCATCTGGTGGTGCGCGCGCAAGATTTCGCAGCCGCTATCGCAACTGGCGACCAACGTCGAGCACCATGACATGGCGGTGGCCATGCAGCGGGTGCGCTCGGTGAAAGCCTGGTATTTCGAGGCGCAGCGCCTCAAGCGCGCAGTGATCCGCAGCTACACCAACCTGCAGGACAAGATCGGCCAGCTCAATCAGGCCAGCATCACCGATCCGCTGACCGGGCTGCGCAACCGCCGCGGCATGCGGCAGGCGGTGGACGCGCTGCAGGCGGCCGACACGCCCTTTGCCGTGATCGCCTTGGACATCGACCATTTCAAGCGGGTCAATGACACCTACGGCCATACGGCGGGCGATGAAGTGATACAGGGAATGGCGCAGTTGATGCGCGACTGTTCGCGCCCGACCGACATGCTCTGCCGCAACGGCGGCGAGGAGTTCCTGATCCTGCTGCCCGCGGCGGGTCCCAGGGAGGCCACGGGCATGGCCGAGCGCCTGCGCAAGGCGACGGAGATGCGCCGCTTGAGCGGCGCCCCGGAAATCACGGTGTCAGCCGGCGTGGCGCACTGGCCGGCGGGCGGCGCGGATGTGGAGCCGGTTTTTCAGGCGGCCGATGCCGCGCTGTACGCTGCCAAGCAGCAGGGGCGCAATCGCGTGGTGACGCACGCGGGCTGA
- a CDS encoding site-specific integrase, giving the protein MIFLTLFNMTQLKTQAPLPALDPLTLDAQADAAARALMREGSSANTVASYRAAIRYWSAWFELRYARPFALPLPEAAVVQFVVDHAQRSTEQGLKWELPLALDQELVRLKAKGRLGAPSLNTLLQRISVLSKAHELQGHPNPCRAAAVRELLARTRRAYARRGVAPAKKVALTREPLEAMLATCDGSLRGLRDRALLLFAWASGGRRRSEVVHATMENTRRTAEGFLYALAYSKTNQAGAHRANDQKPIVGVAAQALDAWLRASGITQGPLFRRVRRGDVLGEPLAAAAVRDIVRERCKLAGLEGEFSAHSLRSGFVTEAGRRNVPLGDTMAMTGHASVATVMGYFRAGAAAESPAARLLDEPDAPRG; this is encoded by the coding sequence ATGATTTTCCTCACCCTCTTCAACATGACACAGCTGAAAACGCAGGCGCCGCTTCCCGCTCTGGACCCGCTGACCCTTGACGCCCAGGCCGACGCTGCCGCCCGCGCCCTGATGCGCGAAGGCAGTTCGGCCAACACGGTCGCCAGCTACCGCGCCGCCATCCGCTACTGGAGCGCCTGGTTCGAGCTGCGCTACGCCCGTCCCTTTGCCCTGCCCTTGCCGGAAGCCGCCGTGGTCCAGTTCGTGGTCGACCATGCGCAGCGGTCCACCGAGCAAGGCCTGAAATGGGAATTGCCGCTGGCGTTGGACCAGGAACTGGTCCGGCTCAAAGCCAAAGGCAGGCTGGGTGCGCCCAGCCTAAACACGCTGCTGCAGCGCATCTCCGTGCTGTCCAAGGCGCACGAACTTCAAGGCCACCCCAACCCCTGCCGCGCGGCCGCGGTGCGCGAACTGCTTGCCAGGACGCGGCGCGCCTACGCCCGGCGCGGCGTGGCGCCCGCCAAGAAGGTGGCGCTGACGCGCGAACCGCTGGAGGCCATGCTGGCCACCTGCGACGGCTCGCTGCGCGGACTGCGCGACCGCGCCCTGCTGCTGTTCGCCTGGGCCAGCGGCGGGCGCAGGCGCTCCGAAGTCGTGCACGCCACGATGGAAAACACGCGGCGCACGGCCGAGGGCTTTCTGTACGCGCTGGCGTATTCCAAGACCAACCAGGCGGGCGCCCACCGCGCCAACGACCAGAAGCCCATCGTGGGCGTGGCTGCGCAGGCGCTCGATGCCTGGCTGCGCGCCAGCGGCATCACGCAAGGTCCGCTGTTCCGGCGCGTGCGGCGCGGCGACGTGCTGGGCGAGCCGCTGGCCGCGGCCGCGGTGCGGGACATCGTGCGGGAACGCTGCAAGCTGGCCGGCCTGGAAGGCGAGTTTTCGGCGCACAGCCTGCGATCCGGATTCGTGACCGAGGCCGGACGGCGGAACGTACCGCTGGGCGACACCATGGCCATGACCGGACACGCCAGCGTGGCCACCGTCATGGGCTACTTCCGCGCCGGGGCGGCGGCCGAATCGCCCGCGGCCCGGCTGTTGGACGAGCCGGACGCCCCGCGCGGGTAA
- a CDS encoding DNA-binding protein, translating into MATGITETDVWTAADALLLEGARPTIERVRQKIGRGSPNTVSPYLETWFRSLGARIKDPGAFAAPAAVPDPVAQAASHFWEAALAEARAQQEQAYRGRWEELAREGEQLASDAEQLQQREAQLAHREQDLQEALRVATSQLAAAEDRLLAAEQQLRQRDELLRRNQLQLEDARGATQAALAESEKIRTQHAQALDALETRHTAHERRWLNELDSERGAVKRLQTRLDEAQAASQQQAAQARKALEQEQELRRQAEHKAQAAGGETQALQARQQADQAAASAARAAAREREMALESRLAAAEQRASDYLAQLKGKDEQLGELTRHLLAQVQRQDPGQARPEHPGS; encoded by the coding sequence ATGGCCACCGGAATTACCGAAACTGACGTCTGGACCGCCGCCGACGCCTTGCTGCTGGAGGGCGCGCGGCCCACCATCGAACGGGTGCGGCAAAAGATCGGCCGGGGTTCGCCCAACACCGTCAGCCCCTATCTCGAAACCTGGTTCCGTTCGCTGGGCGCGCGCATCAAGGACCCGGGCGCGTTCGCGGCGCCCGCGGCCGTACCCGATCCGGTAGCGCAGGCGGCCTCGCACTTCTGGGAAGCCGCCTTGGCCGAGGCCCGCGCGCAGCAGGAACAGGCCTATCGCGGTCGCTGGGAAGAACTGGCGCGGGAAGGGGAGCAGCTCGCCTCCGACGCCGAACAGCTGCAGCAGCGCGAAGCCCAGCTTGCGCATCGCGAACAGGATCTGCAGGAAGCCCTGAGGGTGGCCACTTCCCAATTGGCCGCCGCCGAAGACCGGCTGCTGGCGGCCGAACAGCAGTTGCGCCAACGCGATGAACTGCTCAGGCGCAACCAGCTGCAGCTGGAAGACGCACGCGGCGCCACGCAGGCGGCGCTGGCGGAAAGCGAGAAGATCCGCACCCAGCATGCCCAGGCGCTCGACGCGCTGGAAACCCGCCACACTGCCCACGAGCGCCGCTGGCTGAACGAACTGGACAGCGAGCGCGGCGCCGTCAAACGCTTGCAGACCCGGCTGGACGAGGCGCAGGCCGCCAGCCAGCAGCAGGCGGCGCAGGCGCGCAAGGCGCTGGAGCAGGAACAGGAGCTGCGCCGCCAGGCCGAACACAAGGCGCAGGCTGCGGGCGGCGAGACCCAGGCCCTGCAAGCGCGCCAGCAGGCCGATCAGGCCGCGGCCAGCGCGGCGCGGGCGGCAGCGCGTGAACGCGAAATGGCGCTGGAATCCCGGCTGGCGGCGGCCGAGCAACGCGCGTCCGACTACCTCGCGCAGTTGAAAGGGAAGGATGAGCAACTGGGCGAACTGACCCGGCATCTGCTGGCGCAAGTCCAGCGGCAGGATCCGGGGCAGGCGCGGCCGGAGCATCCGGGGTCCTAG
- a CDS encoding transglycosylase SLT domain-containing protein encodes MSFRVIASMLCALLLWLPPSPGYTQATKGKGDPLALAYNMKPWTGDFDGMVKRRQVRVLVPYNKTLYFLDKGGTQRGIIAEMMTEFENDLNRQLRNKNIRVYVVLLPTSRERLIPDLLAGKGDIVAANLTVTEERRKLVDFSTPLASGVPELVVASPGAPELKSLDDLSGQEIFINPVSSYYGSVKTLNADLEARGLKPAIIRDAPGNFETDDILEMASADLVKYTVADRYLANFWKQIFPQIKVYANLEIDKGNDIAFAFRKNSPKLAAVLNPFMEKNRVGTSFGNQQLTKYLKSVKWVKGATDPEEIEKFHRLAEFFRKYGDEYNIDWLLMMAQGYQESRLDQDAKSSVGAIGVMQIMPATGKELKVGDIRREEFNIHAGVKYIRFMIDQYYAKEPMTDLNKGLFAFASYNAGPARINQLRKEAAASGLDPNVWFDNVERVAAERIGRETVQYVSNIFKYYIAYTLVRAQGAGDGAGTPR; translated from the coding sequence ATGTCATTTCGCGTGATTGCCTCGATGCTCTGCGCGCTGTTGCTGTGGCTGCCTCCATCGCCTGGGTATACCCAGGCGACAAAGGGCAAAGGCGACCCGCTGGCGCTGGCCTACAACATGAAGCCCTGGACCGGGGATTTCGACGGCATGGTCAAGCGCCGGCAGGTCCGCGTGCTGGTGCCTTACAACAAAACCCTGTATTTCCTGGACAAGGGCGGCACGCAGCGCGGCATCATCGCCGAGATGATGACCGAGTTCGAGAACGACCTGAACCGGCAGCTCAGGAACAAGAACATCCGCGTGTACGTGGTGCTTCTGCCGACCTCGCGCGAACGCCTGATTCCCGATCTGCTGGCGGGCAAGGGCGACATCGTCGCGGCCAACCTGACGGTCACCGAGGAACGCCGGAAGCTGGTCGATTTTTCCACGCCGCTGGCGTCGGGCGTGCCGGAGCTGGTCGTGGCCTCGCCAGGCGCGCCCGAGCTCAAGTCGCTGGACGATCTGTCCGGGCAGGAAATCTTCATCAACCCCGTCAGCAGCTACTACGGCAGCGTAAAGACATTGAACGCGGATCTGGAGGCCAGGGGCCTGAAGCCCGCCATCATCCGCGATGCGCCCGGCAACTTCGAGACCGATGACATCCTGGAGATGGCCAGCGCAGATCTGGTCAAGTACACCGTCGCCGACCGCTACCTGGCCAATTTCTGGAAGCAGATCTTCCCGCAGATCAAGGTCTACGCGAACCTGGAGATCGACAAGGGCAACGACATCGCCTTCGCCTTCCGCAAGAACTCGCCCAAGCTCGCGGCGGTGCTCAACCCCTTCATGGAGAAGAACCGCGTCGGCACCTCTTTCGGCAACCAGCAGCTCACCAAGTACCTGAAATCCGTGAAATGGGTGAAGGGCGCCACCGACCCCGAGGAAATCGAGAAATTCCACCGCCTGGCGGAGTTCTTCCGCAAGTACGGGGATGAATACAACATAGACTGGCTGCTCATGATGGCCCAGGGCTACCAGGAGTCGCGGCTGGACCAGGACGCCAAGAGCTCGGTCGGGGCGATAGGCGTCATGCAGATCATGCCGGCCACCGGCAAGGAACTGAAGGTAGGCGATATCCGGCGCGAGGAGTTCAACATACACGCCGGCGTCAAGTACATCCGTTTCATGATCGACCAGTACTACGCGAAAGAGCCCATGACGGACTTGAACAAGGGACTGTTCGCTTTCGCTTCCTATAACGCCGGCCCCGCCCGGATCAACCAACTGCGCAAGGAAGCCGCCGCCAGCGGACTGGACCCGAACGTCTGGTTCGACAATGTGGAGCGGGTGGCGGCCGAGCGCATCGGGCGCGAAACCGTGCAATACGTGAGCAATATCTTCAAGTACTACATCGCCTATACGCTGGTGCGCGCGCAGGGCGCGGGCGACGGCGCGGGGACGCCGCGCTAG
- the ydiK gene encoding AI-2E family transporter YdiK, with product MNPLPRQTVDLARIILVIVILAGLMAGSVYILRPFLPGLVWATTIVVATWPVMLAIQRYCGGRRWMGTLTMLVILLFVIVLPLYEVISTLALHSSSIMAAVKSLPDYALLAPPAWVHGIPLVGPKIAQEWQTLSDAGAGGLLAKLEPYLTSAAAWLLGHAAIVGAFMMHMLITVVVAGILYTKGEVAVDFVRRFFNRLAGQRGLAAVKLAGQAIRAVALGIVVTAVVQSGLGGIGLWIAGVPAAGILTALMVMLCLAQLGPFLPMLAGVVWLFQNDMKLAAAVLLVWAVLVAMLDNLLRPLLIKRGVNLSLLLILVGVLGGLFAFGIVGLFIGPVILAVTHTLLNAWIEEVPPPAALDAETEPAATPAERAGFPPV from the coding sequence TTGAATCCTCTTCCACGCCAGACGGTCGATCTCGCCCGCATCATCCTCGTCATCGTGATCCTGGCCGGCCTGATGGCAGGCAGCGTCTACATCCTGCGCCCGTTCCTGCCCGGCCTGGTCTGGGCCACCACGATCGTCGTGGCGACCTGGCCGGTCATGCTGGCGATCCAGCGCTATTGCGGCGGACGGCGCTGGATGGGTACCCTGACCATGCTGGTCATCCTGCTGTTCGTCATCGTGCTGCCGCTCTACGAGGTGATCTCGACGCTGGCCTTGCACAGCAGCTCGATCATGGCGGCGGTCAAGAGCCTGCCCGACTACGCGCTGCTGGCGCCGCCCGCGTGGGTCCACGGCATTCCACTGGTCGGCCCCAAGATCGCGCAGGAATGGCAGACCCTGTCGGACGCCGGCGCCGGCGGCCTGCTGGCCAAGCTCGAACCGTATCTGACAAGCGCCGCGGCCTGGCTGCTCGGGCATGCCGCCATCGTCGGCGCCTTCATGATGCACATGCTGATCACCGTGGTCGTGGCCGGCATCCTCTATACCAAGGGCGAGGTGGCGGTCGATTTCGTGCGGCGCTTCTTCAACCGGCTGGCGGGCCAGCGCGGCCTGGCGGCCGTCAAGCTTGCCGGGCAGGCGATACGCGCCGTGGCGCTGGGCATCGTCGTGACCGCCGTGGTGCAGTCCGGGCTGGGCGGGATCGGCCTGTGGATCGCGGGCGTGCCGGCTGCCGGCATCCTCACCGCGCTGATGGTGATGCTGTGCCTGGCGCAGCTGGGGCCATTCCTGCCCATGCTGGCTGGCGTGGTCTGGCTGTTCCAGAACGACATGAAGCTGGCGGCCGCGGTCCTGCTGGTCTGGGCGGTGCTGGTGGCGATGCTGGACAACCTGCTGCGGCCGTTGCTCATCAAGCGCGGCGTCAACCTGTCCTTGCTGCTGATCCTGGTGGGCGTGCTGGGCGGACTGTTTGCCTTCGGCATCGTGGGCCTGTTCATCGGCCCGGTGATCCTGGCGGTGACCCATACGCTGCTCAACGCCTGGATCGAAGAAGTGCCGCCGCCCGCCGCGTTGGACGCGGAAACGGAGCCCGCCGCAACGCCCGCGGAACGCGCCGGATTTCCGCCGGTCTGA